The following proteins are co-located in the Vespa velutina chromosome 20, iVesVel2.1, whole genome shotgun sequence genome:
- the LOC124956121 gene encoding guanine nucleotide-releasing factor 2 isoform X8 codes for MRSPGSGGTGAGGAESVVGGAGRASSPSSPRAPRDKNGVTGIGLGTGGTSSSSSGKDSNNAAGLEKNPLRDLHVHVRQVQLALLHFRDVVSKKKLEMLPGNGTVVLDTVTTIHTVLKSYLLYENSSTLGSATNQVYQALAQLLKLCDDVLLHGDQSSALDTENVTHIIGLVEEAVKNLVSLAHEKISNRQKPVSITINNRASGYGLELAPQRNSLPDIPLTPREREILEQTAANNSLVRSSHSSESILRDSSPPPKPPLPDRTNVCFSEENSSSGTPPPLPPKRRTRTQQLLDESESFLASSLDRVSLRSRSPEDSSSILSASAGSLDSALNHSRDEDEIRAIMGPNDESLNDSMDLSLIATIKSMQVNGTSNCACWDSSESSIPSTMLLGQQTPQEILNPFTGIDGKIERFSTQTHESGFVSMHSQRSSSQSYTTASSTTSKRSSQQSSISYSSQTFSTQQQSLYQQKFTSDSNGSVFMQKTMSSSKSTTDNMNITGSGDAVMLEKLKNEMESITISDANGIPPALPEKRSKRRRERQPSQYDNVPENEHLSTCSLHTSNGDSSDTNKPPPLPLKKKHMFQSVAYSVMAYMEMFGNCSHSNNDFISGLGTRHSVAAYNSMQAEWQQHEMALTTTQSCSFMAHTVTNLHDTTSVSISMTPSITEITNNSSLPPALPPKRSRSIKSNATPSIVSPKPTISMQSIHTSDSILSSTPVKIDEPPSYNDAFLDKKDVVSSTPVKLNITGTALDIALPTSRPASNALSSVSISDNTLELRDIDQDDNILEELDISKYLVFKKSDEEGPDIRGGHPDALLIHATKANKHDEKESDFLYQEAFLTTYRTFMQPLELIQKLHKRHQRFSCSPDVTKQRAAREAFSLLVRVVSDLTMSDLDDTLLQTLMEFVQQLVCSGDLTMAKALRVKILEKHAAKQLQYAQPILSSLSVTTKQASLLDFKSEQIAEQMTLLDADLFMKIEIPEVLIWAQEQNEERSPNLTRFTEHFNKMSYWARSRILEHRLENEAKDREKYVVKFIKIMKHLRKINNFNSYLALLSALDSAPIRRLEWQKHITEGLKEYCALIDSSSSFRAYRQALAETQPPCIPYIGLVLQDLTFVHIGNSDLLPDGTINFSKRWQQFNIVENMKRFKKGTYSFKKHDRIITFFNNFSDFLCEEAMWQISESIKPRGGKKVQSQN; via the exons ATGCGTTCTCCGGGTAGCGGTGGTACAGGGGCAGGCGGCGCAGAGAGCGTCGTAGGAGGAGCCGGCCGAGCAAGTTCACCTTCGTCGCCACGAGCACCGCGTGATAAAAATGGAGTTACTGGAATTGGACTTGGAACAGGTGGaacatcgtcgtcatcgtcaggAAAGGATAGTAATAATGCAGCTGGTCTTGAAAAAAATCCTTTACGAGACTTGCATGTTCACGTGAGACAAGTACAGCTTGCTCTTCTGCATTTTCGGGATGTTgtctcgaaaaagaaattggaaatGTTGCCAGGTAATGGGACAGTGGTTCTCGACACTGTTACCACCATACACACGGTACTCAAGTCCTATCTTCTCTATGAAaatag TTCCACGCTAGGATCCGCAACCAATCAAGTTTATCAAGCACTCGCTCAGTTATTAAAGCTTTGCGACGATGTCTTGTTACACGGCGATCAATCTTCTGCTTTGGATACCGAAAATGTTACCCATATTATCGGTTTGGTCGAAGAAGCAGTTAAGAATTTGGTTTCCCTTGCTCATGAGAAGATTTCTAATCGACAGAAACCTGTTAGCATTACGATTAACAATCG TGCATCGGGTTATGGATTGGAACTTGCTCCTCAGAGGAACTCGCTGCCGGATATACCTTTAACAccaagggaaagagagatctTAGAACAGACCGCTGCCAACAATAGTCTTGTTCGAAGTTCTCATAGTTCTGAATCTATTTTAAGGGATTCGAGTCCACCACCAAAACCTCCTCTTCCTGATAG AACGAACGTATGCTTCTCCGAAGAAAACAGTTCGTCAGGTACACCACCACCTTTACCACCGAAAAGAAGAACCAGAACTCAACAATTGCTCGACGAGTCTGAGAGTTTCTTAGCATCTAGTCTCGATAGGGTTTCCTTGCGTAGTCGATCACCGGAAgactcttcttctattttaagTGCATCAGCTGGTAGTTTGGATTCTGCTTTAAATCATTCGCGTGACGAGGATGAAATTCGAGCGATCATGGGACCAAACGATGAGTCTCTCAATGATAGTATGGATCTCAGTCTTATAGCTACCATTAAAA GTATGCAAGTTAATGGGACCTCTAATTGTGCTTGTTGGGATAGTTCTGAAAGCAGTATACCAAGTACTATGTTACTAGGACAACAAACACCGCAAGAAATTCTTAATCCGTTCACCG GTATTgatggaaaaatagaaagattttCAACCCAAACACATGAATCCGGTTTTGTGTCGATGCATTCTCAAAGAAGTTCTTCTCAAAGTTACACGACTGCTTCTAGTACAACTTCAAAAAGGTCATCGCAACAAAGCAGTATCAGTTATAGTTCCCAAACGTTTAGTACCCAACAACAATCTCTTTATCAACAAAAGTTTACATCTGATAGCAATGGTTCTGTTTTCATGCAAAAAACAATGAGCAGCTCTAAAAGTACCACggataatatgaatataacgGGAAGTGGCGATGCCGTTAtgttagaaaaattgaaaaat GAAATGGAATCAATTACTATATCCGATGCTAATGGAATACCACCTGCATTGCCAGAAAAACGATCTAAACGGAGAAGAGAACGTCAACCGTCGCAATACGACAATGTACCTGAAAATGAACATTTGTCTACTTGCAGTTTGCACACCAGTAACGGCGACAGTTCGGATACCAATAAACCACCACCTCTTCcgctgaaaaaaaaacata TGTTCCAATCAGTGGCATATTCTG TTATGGCATACATGGAGATGTTTGGAAATTGCTCTCACAGCAACAACGACTTCATTTCTGGCCTTGGAACTCGTCATTCTGTAGCAGCTTACAATTCCATGCAAGCAGAATGGCAGCAACATGAAATGGCACTCACTACGACTCAATCTTGTTCTTTTATGGCTCATACGGTAACTAACTTGCATGACACCACAAG cGTTTCTATATCTATGACTCCAAGCATTAcggaaataacaaataattctaGTCTTCCTCCGGCTTTACCACCAAAGAGATCACGATCTATCAAATCAAATGCTACACCTTCGATAGTTTCACCAAAGCCTACGATTAGTATGCAAAGCATACATACATCTGATTCAATTTTATCATCGACTCCTGTCAAAATTGATGAGCCGCCGTCATATAATGATGCTtttcttgataaaaaagatgttGTATCGTCAACTCCAGTGAAATTG aatatcaCCGGTACTGCATTAGACATAGCATTACCAACTTCCAGACCTGCAAGTAATGCTCTTTCTTCTGTATCCATTAGCGATAACACTTTGGAATTAAGGGATATAGATCAGGATGATAATATATTGGAAGAATTAGATATCAGTAAATATttagtttttaaaaaatctgaTGAAGAAGGACCCGATATACGTGGTGGACATCCTGATGCATTATTAATTCATGCTACCAAAGCAAATAAGCatg ACGAAAAGGAATCAG ACTTTTTATATCAGGAAGCTTTTCTGACAACATACAGAACATTTATGCAACCGCttgaattaattcaaaaattacATAAACGACATCAACGTTTTTCCTGTTCTCCAGATGTTACGAAGCAACGAGCAGCTCGAGAAGCTTTCTCCCTATTAGTTAGAGTAGTCAGTGATTTAAC TATGTCAGATCTTGACGATACCTTATTACAAACTTTAATGGAATTCGTACAGCAATTAGTATGCAGTGGTGATTTAACAATGGCTAAAGCTTTACGAgtgaaaatattagaaaagcaTGCCGCTAAGCAATTACAATACGCACAACcaattttatcttctctcaGTGTAACGACGAAACAAGCATCACTTCTAGATTTTAAAAGCGAACAAATCGCAGAACAAATGACTCTATTAGACGcagatttatttatgaaaattgaaattccTGAGGTATTAATTTGGGCTCAGGAacaaaatgaagagagaagtCCAAATCTTACAAGATTCACagaacattttaataaaatgtcatATTGGGCTAGATCCAGGATATTAGAGCATAGATTGGAGAACGAAGCtaaggatagagaaaaatatgttgtcaagttcattaaaataatgaaacatcttagaaaaataaataattttaatagttatCTTGCCTTGCTTTCTGCATTAGACAGTGCACCAATTAGAAGACTTGAATGGCAGAAGCATATTACGGAAGGTTTGAAGGAATATTGTGCTCTTATCGATAGTTCAAGCAGTTTTCGAGCATATAGGCAAGCTTTAGCAGAAACTCAACCACCATGCATCCCATATAT TGGGCTTGTGTTACAAGACCTTACATTTGTGCATATTGGGAACAGTGATTTGTTACCGGACGGTACtatcaatttttctaaaagatggcaacaatttaatattgttgAAAATATGAAGAGATTCAAAAAAGG tACATACTCCTTCAAGAAACACGATCGTATTATTACGTTCTTCAACAACTTCAGTGATTTCCTCTGTGAGGAAGCAATGTGGCAAATTTCTGAAAGTATTAAGCCACGTGGTGGAAAGAAAGTTCAATCGCAAAACTAG